From the genome of Tripterygium wilfordii isolate XIE 37 chromosome 6, ASM1340144v1, whole genome shotgun sequence:
ACTGAGTTCACATTCTTCCTCCCTGGTAGAACTGAATTCACATTCTTTCTTCCCAGTAGATTGGGATGAAGACTTTGCTGAACCATTTGGTGTTGCTTAGAAATTGCATATGGTGGAATGGTAGTATTTGGAATGACAGTTGAGAGTACCATGAAATAATATCGAACTGATAAAGAGGAGAAGCCAGGGGATAAAAGATGGCGTCATTTATTGACTTTTTCATTCAGTTCGAGCCTGCACTATTTGCTTTTATTTTCGCGTGCTTCCTATTCTTTTAGAGttagaaaatttgaaaatgcttGTTTGAACTGACTTCAATTCTTCAACCAACTTTCATTAGTTGTTTTCATATTTACTTCTGTACTTGTATGCCAGAGGCAGGCATAGACGTGTCCTTTTCATTTGTTGTCTGGTCACATTCTACAGAATTTAGTTCTCTTTAAACTTCAGAGATTAAATTTTTGAAGAAGATAAGATATGCATAAGTTTACTCTCAGCCTGTGCAATCATATCTACCTTCTTTTGTGAGTAATCAACTGCTTTCATGTTGGATTATGAATTCTGTTAGTGAGGACTGGATTCATGTTCTCTGTGCTTTGTTCAGACTTCAGAACAACGGGTTTTTGTATTGGATTAATATCATATGGGATTTCAAATGTGTCTTAAATTAAATAACACAGCTCTCTTTACCTAGCACTATAATTGATGCAGGAGCatattccttttcctttttgttgctGTTGGGCTTCTTTGTTTTGAGCCTTACTCTGTTCAGAGTGTGTTTGTGGTGTCTTGGGCCGTGTTTTGTAGAGCCCAGTAgtttgtgtttttatgcaagtaGTGTTAGGGTTCTCGTTAGTTTTTGATCTGAATATTGAATGAAGAAGATTCATGCTGGTTCCTCTTGTACAAGGCAGTGTTGACTTAAATCTCAACTTGTTCTGGTTATTGTTTGGCTGCCTTTGGCTGTTGTTAGTGTCTACAGTGCATAGAAGTGCATAATTATAGTTATCATTATTTTGGCATTTTCTGTTATTTTACACTGGACTACTTGATCTGGTTGTATTTGTGAACAAGCTTTTTAGCGTTTCCGTGAATGGTTGGTTGTGTTTTGTAGTTGGGAAGATCGCTCGGCGCGTTTCCTTTGTCCATTACCCTGATCCAGAAGAGCTTACAACCCAGAAGCCCGAAAACGTGAAACAGCTTAATATAAAAAATAGCGGAACTACATATACAGGATCTCAATCTCGGCTTGTAACCCCCTCACGTAACTTGCGAAATTCAGCCACTACACATAGCAGGCATAAGAGTTCTTCATCTAAACTTGGGAATTCTCCAAGTAACAAAAGAAGACATGTTGGGGAGTCTTCTGGATCCAAGGATCGGTCTATTCGTAGTGCTTATACTTCTTCTGGCGCCTCAATGCAATCTCGGTAAAGGTGAGTGAAAGAAGAAACTGAAGGAGGCATTCAATATTTGCTTATCCTGGTCGCGACACAATTTTatgttggaatctcttatcatgTCTTATTGATGGCTTGAAAGAGACAGCTCTGTCTCAGTGGCAGCTGTAGCTCCTCTTTCTGAGCCCGGATGCTTGTTATTTGTATTACCTATTAGATGCTTCATACTGTTATTCTATAACCAAACAAGTTTACAGCTGATCCTGTAATGGCTCGCTG
Proteins encoded in this window:
- the LOC119999599 gene encoding mediator-associated protein 2, with the translated sequence MHGAVKEGYEPPKDFEEDTKEPLVDLQLTDSTELWLIQWPSNQTPDFDGMEVTLDLNRDGRLGTFEGSSGKEYDVVGFAAQEPDATVFLSSASEAKIVGKIARRVSFVHYPDPEELTTQKPENVKQLNIKNSGTTYTGSQSRLVTPSRNLRNSATTHSRHKSSSSKLGNSPSNKRRHVGESSGSKDRSIRSAYTSSGASMQSR